One part of the Thermodesulfobacteriota bacterium genome encodes these proteins:
- the metF gene encoding methylenetetrahydrofolate reductase [NAD(P)H]: MRFPEYFKDSTKPIISFELFPPKTDQGMKALLRVIPELIDLGPDYITVTYGAMGSTQKMTLQIASLIKNGYNMETACHLTCVGASRTGLDEILEQIFTAGIRNIVALRGDPPIGEKNYVPPPDGYSHAYQLVEHIRRFEKRKGQEPSGIAVAGYPEKHIEAPSMESDIANLKRKVEAGADLIITQLFFDNSYFFNYVDKVRSAGINLPVVPGLMPIQSSRQIKRITSMCGSTIPPELQEELDTALDDDEKASDVGVRQCIRQARELLARGVPGLHFYVLNKSNQMKRIMEALRR; encoded by the coding sequence ATGCGATTTCCGGAGTATTTTAAAGACAGCACAAAACCGATTATATCTTTTGAACTCTTTCCGCCAAAAACCGACCAGGGAATGAAGGCGTTGCTTCGGGTCATTCCGGAGCTTATTGACCTGGGCCCCGATTATATAACCGTAACGTATGGAGCCATGGGGTCTACACAGAAAATGACGCTTCAAATCGCATCGCTCATAAAAAACGGCTACAACATGGAAACAGCATGCCACCTGACCTGCGTGGGGGCTTCCCGCACGGGGCTGGATGAAATTCTTGAGCAGATTTTTACCGCCGGAATCCGAAATATAGTGGCTCTACGCGGTGACCCACCTATCGGTGAAAAAAACTATGTTCCACCTCCAGACGGTTACTCCCACGCATATCAGTTAGTAGAGCACATAAGACGCTTTGAAAAAAGGAAAGGTCAAGAGCCGTCAGGAATTGCTGTAGCCGGTTATCCCGAGAAGCACATCGAAGCGCCAAGCATGGAATCAGACATTGCCAACCTGAAACGCAAGGTAGAAGCCGGAGCCGACCTCATCATTACGCAGCTCTTCTTTGATAACTCCTATTTTTTTAACTATGTAGACAAAGTCAGGTCCGCCGGTATAAATCTACCGGTAGTCCCGGGGCTGATGCCTATTCAATCATCGAGACAGATCAAAAGGATTACCTCTATGTGCGGCTCCACCATACCTCCAGAACTTCAGGAAGAGCTGGACACCGCCCTTGATGACGATGAAAAGGCCAGTGATGTAGGGGTGAGACAATGCATAAGACAGGCTCGGGAGCTGCTCGCTAGGGGCGTTCCTGGACTCCACTTTTACGTACTCAACAAATCAAACCAAATGAAGCGGATCATGGAGGCGCTAAGGCGGTAG
- the gloA gene encoding lactoylglutathione lyase: MKYLHTMIRVGDLEKSIRFYTEVLGLKLHRKQDYPGGKFTLAFLGYGGDTEPFLELTYNWDTDKYDLGNGYGHMAFGVTDIYETCKKIEALGGKIVRAPGPMKHGQTVIAFVEDPDSYRIELIERKDDSGEY; the protein is encoded by the coding sequence ATGAAGTACCTGCATACTATGATTCGGGTGGGCGACCTGGAAAAATCCATACGATTCTATACCGAGGTTCTGGGACTCAAGCTTCATAGAAAGCAAGATTATCCAGGAGGAAAGTTCACTCTGGCTTTCTTGGGCTACGGCGGGGATACCGAGCCATTCTTAGAACTGACCTACAACTGGGATACAGATAAGTACGACCTGGGAAACGGTTACGGTCATATGGCGTTTGGGGTGACGGACATTTATGAAACCTGTAAAAAGATTGAAGCGCTCGGCGGAAAAATCGTCAGGGCGCCGGGTCCGATGAAGCATGGACAGACCGTTATTGCCTTCGTGGAAGACCCGGACTCCTACAGAATTGAGTTAATAGAGCGGAAAGATGATTCCGGAGAATATTGA
- a CDS encoding PaaI family thioesterase, whose product MNRIAIQDYMDRNKCWGCGSSNEHGLHLKSYSSGDEYVCTWKPRAYHMAGPEDFLNGGIIATVIDCHSICTAIADAYSREKREINTDPFIWYVTASLKIDYLRPTPIAEEVTLRSRIKEVKGKKTIVLCSLFSRGDERVRAEVVAVRVPVETWYKG is encoded by the coding sequence ATGAATCGAATTGCCATCCAGGATTATATGGATCGAAATAAATGCTGGGGCTGCGGGAGTAGTAACGAGCACGGACTTCATTTAAAGAGCTATTCCTCCGGCGATGAATATGTATGCACCTGGAAGCCCAGAGCATATCACATGGCCGGGCCGGAGGACTTCCTTAACGGCGGGATAATCGCCACCGTAATAGATTGCCACTCTATCTGCACAGCAATTGCCGATGCCTACAGTAGAGAGAAGAGAGAGATCAACACTGACCCATTCATCTGGTACGTTACCGCATCTCTCAAGATAGATTACCTCCGTCCGACTCCCATAGCAGAGGAAGTTACCCTGCGCTCGCGGATTAAAGAGGTCAAAGGAAAAAAGACCATCGTTCTTTGTTCTTTATTCTCTAGGGGAGATGAGCGGGTGAGGGCAGAGGTTGTCGCGGTGCGGGTGCCTGTCGAAACTTGGTATAAAGGATGA
- a CDS encoding deoxyribodipyrimidine photo-lyase, producing MNKRTIFWFKRDLRVEDNTGLYHAVKESKEVIPLFILDPQILKKLNPDNHRLGFLMEALQNLENELKAAGSYLMVVEGDPEKIFPDLFERKKADALYLNKAYGFDGAERDKVVRMLCLKNGVEFKEYEDTFLVPPDRVAERKVFTPFYKLWSGVDKRGDLLKITKINSPVLEIDSLERIKRDYRFPTNKHWQMDFPQKRLREFDFRRYDQTRNFPYIDGTSRLSPYIRFGVVSIRKIYSTASSLADGANTFISELAWREFWYHIMHHFPETRDLEFQEKRRGIKWMNNEKWYEAWKEGRTGYPIVDAGMRQLKEEGWIHNRVRMIVASFLTKDLLIDWRWGDNHFFHYLVDYDENVDIGNWQWAASVGADPKPLRIFNPILQSQKFDPECKYIKKYVPELNKVAPEMIHDPLNYDLPYYEPIVNHYDMSGLAKEAYKKWSLP from the coding sequence ATGAATAAGCGCACGATTTTCTGGTTTAAAAGGGACCTAAGGGTAGAGGACAATACCGGGCTCTATCATGCGGTCAAGGAAAGTAAAGAGGTTATTCCCCTATTCATACTGGACCCACAAATACTAAAAAAACTGAACCCGGACAACCATAGACTGGGTTTCCTGATGGAAGCCCTCCAAAATCTGGAAAATGAGCTTAAGGCCGCTGGTTCCTATCTGATGGTTGTCGAGGGTGATCCAGAGAAAATATTCCCGGATTTATTCGAGAGAAAGAAAGCGGATGCTCTTTATCTCAACAAGGCCTACGGTTTTGACGGGGCGGAAAGGGATAAGGTGGTCAGAATGTTGTGCTTGAAGAACGGGGTGGAATTTAAGGAATACGAGGACACGTTCTTAGTGCCGCCGGATAGGGTAGCAGAGAGAAAGGTGTTTACACCCTTCTACAAGCTCTGGTCCGGGGTTGATAAGAGGGGTGATTTGCTCAAGATTACAAAGATCAATTCACCCGTTCTGGAAATAGATTCGTTAGAAAGAATAAAACGGGATTACCGATTTCCCACTAACAAACACTGGCAAATGGACTTTCCACAAAAAAGGCTTAGGGAGTTTGATTTCCGCCGATACGACCAGACCAGGAATTTCCCCTACATCGACGGAACATCGAGACTCTCACCGTATATAAGGTTTGGCGTTGTATCTATAAGGAAAATCTATAGCACCGCCTCATCCTTGGCCGACGGCGCAAACACCTTTATCTCGGAACTGGCCTGGAGAGAATTCTGGTACCACATAATGCATCACTTTCCGGAGACCAGGGATCTGGAATTCCAGGAGAAGAGAAGAGGTATTAAGTGGATGAATAACGAGAAATGGTATGAAGCCTGGAAGGAGGGCAGGACCGGGTATCCCATAGTCGATGCCGGAATGAGACAGCTCAAGGAAGAGGGTTGGATTCATAACCGGGTGAGGATGATAGTGGCCTCATTCTTGACCAAGGATTTATTGATAGACTGGAGATGGGGCGATAACCATTTTTTCCACTATCTTGTGGACTACGATGAAAACGTGGACATAGGGAACTGGCAGTGGGCGGCCTCGGTAGGAGCGGACCCAAAACCGCTCAGGATATTCAACCCTATTTTACAATCTCAGAAATTCGACCCGGAATGCAAATACATAAAAAAGTATGTCCCTGAGCTTAATAAGGTGGCTCCGGAAATGATACACGACCCGCTGAACTACGACTTGCCCTATTATGAACCGATAGTCAATCATTACGACATGAGCGGGCTGGCGAAGGAGGCATACAAGAAATGGTCATTACCGTGA
- a CDS encoding RNA-binding protein: MNIYVGNLSRDVTEDDLRQLFGGFGQITSVNIIKDKFSGESRGFGFVEMPDKESAQAAINGLNGKELKGRTLNVNEARPRTDRREGGGAGGRGRRPGGGGGRRGGSSGGSRGGGHRSW; this comes from the coding sequence ATGAATATATACGTGGGTAATTTGTCGCGTGACGTTACTGAGGATGATCTGCGACAGCTTTTCGGGGGTTTCGGACAGATTACATCAGTAAACATCATCAAGGATAAGTTCAGCGGCGAATCCAGGGGATTCGGATTCGTGGAGATGCCGGACAAAGAGAGTGCTCAAGCGGCAATCAACGGGTTGAACGGGAAAGAGTTGAAGGGACGAACATTAAACGTCAATGAAGCCCGTCCTAGAACCGATCGTCGGGAAGGCGGGGGGGCTGGAGGTAGGGGAAGAAGGCCCGGCGGCGGCGGAGGGAGAAGGGGTGGAAGCAGCGGGGGCAGCCGTGGAGGTGGCCACCGCAGTTGGTAA
- a CDS encoding 2-oxoacid:acceptor oxidoreductase subunit alpha, with protein MEKVEKLEKVTVKFAGDSGDGVQIMGDQFGNVTAVVGNDFATLPDFPAEIRAPQGTTYGVSSYQIQFAAYDVYTPGDNPDVLVAFNPAALKVNLSSLKPGGAIVVNEDEFTEQNLKKAGFSTNPLEDDTLTSYQVYKIPITKLTLEALKETDIGHRDKLRCKNFLALGIISWLFSRPLEPIINFLNKRFSSKPEILEANLNALKAGYNICDTMEIFPVHYQIPPARLEPGKYRNINGALATAYGLVVASHKSGLPLIYSGYPITPASEVLHILSALKHHGAIAIQTEDEIAAITMAIGASYAGALGVTGTSGPGLALKIESLNLAVMTELPLVVFDYQRSGISTGMPTKTEQGDLLFALYGRPSDSHIIILAPSSPSDCFWISIEAVRLATKYMTPVLVLSEQFLVHSSEPWKLPELDDIPPIEINFRTDPEGFFPYIRDEKTLARPWVKAGTPGLEHRIGGLEKSNIYGNVSYDPENHDLMTKMRSEKVDRVAQDIPDVQVVGPADADMLVVGWGSTYGHIKAAVEMANGDGMKVAMVNLRYLNPLPRNLGEVLRRFKKVLVPELNLGQLQLVLRAKYLVDAIGYNRVTGKPFGVGELLEFIKEEYKGLKIH; from the coding sequence ATGGAAAAGGTAGAAAAATTAGAAAAAGTAACGGTGAAGTTCGCCGGTGATTCCGGGGACGGGGTGCAGATCATGGGAGACCAGTTTGGAAACGTCACCGCCGTCGTCGGTAATGATTTTGCCACATTGCCTGACTTTCCGGCGGAGATAAGGGCGCCACAGGGGACGACTTACGGAGTTTCTTCCTATCAAATCCAATTCGCCGCATACGATGTGTACACCCCGGGCGATAATCCAGACGTGCTGGTGGCCTTCAATCCTGCGGCGCTCAAGGTAAACCTGTCCTCACTGAAGCCGGGAGGGGCGATAGTAGTGAATGAGGATGAGTTCACCGAGCAGAACCTGAAAAAGGCCGGATTCTCCACTAACCCGCTCGAAGACGATACACTAACCTCGTATCAGGTTTATAAGATTCCCATCACCAAACTGACCTTGGAAGCGCTCAAAGAGACGGACATAGGGCACCGGGACAAGCTCAGGTGTAAGAATTTTCTAGCGTTGGGGATCATATCCTGGTTGTTCTCAAGGCCACTTGAGCCGATTATTAATTTTTTAAACAAGCGGTTTTCATCGAAACCGGAAATATTAGAGGCAAACCTGAATGCGCTCAAAGCCGGTTATAACATATGCGACACCATGGAGATATTCCCGGTTCATTATCAGATTCCCCCGGCCCGGTTAGAGCCGGGTAAATATAGGAATATAAACGGGGCCTTGGCCACCGCTTATGGACTGGTAGTCGCCTCGCACAAGTCGGGCCTGCCTCTCATATATTCCGGATACCCCATAACCCCGGCCAGCGAGGTCCTGCATATTCTTTCTGCACTGAAGCATCACGGGGCCATAGCCATACAGACGGAAGACGAGATAGCGGCCATTACCATGGCCATAGGAGCATCTTATGCCGGTGCACTGGGCGTGACCGGGACGAGCGGCCCGGGGCTGGCCCTGAAGATAGAGTCTCTAAATCTGGCGGTAATGACCGAGTTGCCTTTAGTGGTGTTTGATTACCAGAGGTCGGGAATATCCACGGGCATGCCTACCAAGACGGAGCAGGGGGATTTGTTGTTTGCTCTATACGGGAGGCCATCCGATTCTCACATCATAATACTGGCCCCGTCGTCGCCCTCCGATTGCTTCTGGATCTCCATCGAGGCGGTAAGGCTAGCCACGAAGTATATGACCCCGGTGCTGGTGCTTTCGGAGCAGTTTTTGGTGCATTCATCGGAGCCTTGGAAGTTGCCGGAGCTAGACGATATACCGCCGATAGAGATAAATTTCCGGACCGACCCAGAAGGGTTCTTTCCGTATATTCGGGATGAGAAGACCCTGGCCCGGCCGTGGGTGAAGGCAGGGACGCCGGGACTTGAGCACAGGATAGGAGGGCTGGAGAAGAGCAATATTTACGGGAACGTTTCATACGACCCGGAGAACCACGACCTGATGACCAAGATGAGGTCGGAAAAGGTAGATAGGGTGGCCCAAGACATACCGGACGTGCAGGTGGTCGGGCCTGCAGATGCGGATATGCTGGTAGTGGGATGGGGGAGCACTTACGGACATATAAAAGCGGCGGTGGAGATGGCAAACGGCGATGGAATGAAGGTAGCAATGGTGAATCTCAGATACCTGAATCCTCTTCCCCGGAATCTTGGAGAGGTGCTCCGGAGGTTCAAGAAGGTGCTGGTGCCGGAGCTAAACCTGGGGCAGTTGCAGTTGGTGCTGCGGGCAAAGTATCTGGTTGATGCAATTGGATATAACCGGGTAACCGGGAAGCCTTTCGGTGTGGGAGAGCTTTTAGAATTTATCAAGGAGGAGTATAAAGGGTTAAAGATTCATTGA
- a CDS encoding Fic family protein, which yields MRNNFIGERKELLTELGGLPEPEIINEEWLYILKEETRNSIMIEGVFISEDELEEVLAKGVPLKKNQREALNYFRAAKYFYGMAYENFKTGEFLFSLSMFKQIKKMIFEGINNSGDYRKGDVRVAGAKINPPVSYDIERWLRLYKEYVEENIYTADFIKLIATQHILFETIHPFEDGNGRTGRIILNYLFVSRGYPPIILKGDDVNRKVYSKALEEGDRVLQKVTRGGFDKNKILKSLGSMKTKLMERIINEALKVSLDRIFINVMEAKRSIQLKPAKEVAEILGYSPDSMRTLINRGKFIAIKKGKEWFTHERLGLGKTKRRSPGSKT from the coding sequence ATGCGAAACAATTTCATAGGAGAGAGGAAAGAGCTTTTAACCGAGCTGGGCGGGCTTCCTGAGCCTGAGATAATAAACGAGGAATGGCTATACATCCTTAAGGAGGAAACGCGAAACTCGATTATGATAGAGGGTGTTTTCATATCTGAGGACGAACTTGAAGAGGTATTAGCCAAAGGTGTGCCACTCAAGAAAAACCAAAGGGAGGCTCTTAATTATTTTCGGGCGGCAAAATACTTTTATGGTATGGCTTATGAAAACTTCAAAACGGGAGAATTTCTTTTCAGTTTATCTATGTTTAAACAGATAAAAAAGATGATTTTTGAAGGCATCAATAATTCAGGGGATTACAGGAAGGGAGACGTCCGGGTAGCAGGAGCAAAGATAAATCCACCGGTTTCCTATGATATCGAGAGGTGGTTGAGGTTATATAAAGAATATGTTGAAGAAAACATATATACTGCCGATTTTATAAAATTAATTGCTACCCAGCACATTTTGTTTGAAACGATTCACCCCTTTGAGGATGGAAACGGAAGGACTGGAAGGATCATACTTAACTACCTTTTTGTATCAAGGGGTTATCCTCCGATTATTTTAAAAGGAGACGATGTTAATAGAAAAGTTTATTCCAAAGCCCTGGAGGAGGGAGATAGAGTACTGCAAAAGGTCACACGGGGAGGCTTTGATAAGAACAAAATTTTGAAGTCATTAGGATCAATGAAGACCAAATTAATGGAGCGGATTATAAATGAAGCTTTAAAGGTCAGTCTCGACCGAATCTTCATAAATGTGATGGAGGCAAAAAGGAGTATTCAACTCAAGCCGGCAAAAGAAGTGGCGGAAATACTCGGCTATTCGCCCGACAGTATGAGAACCCTTATAAACAGGGGAAAATTCATTGCCATAAAGAAGGGCAAGGAATGGTTCACGCATGAAAGGCTGGGCTTGGGGAAGACGAAGCGAAGGAGTCCAGGAAGTAAAACCTAG
- a CDS encoding group 1 truncated hemoglobin yields the protein MKRQGRVLSFFLVLALVSSWGFSPTVAEDKQEESLYKRLGGYDAIALVVEDFFGRMVPNEQLGKYFIGLSTDSKRKAMQLTVDFVCSATGGPCLYTGRDMKTSHTGLGITESDWDLSVKLLTETLDKFKVPDKEKGELLNLVGSLKGQIVEQ from the coding sequence ATGAAACGGCAAGGTAGAGTATTGTCTTTTTTCCTGGTTTTAGCCTTGGTTAGCAGTTGGGGTTTCTCGCCGACAGTCGCCGAGGATAAGCAAGAAGAATCCCTTTACAAAAGACTAGGCGGCTACGACGCTATTGCCCTGGTCGTGGAAGATTTTTTTGGAAGAATGGTGCCGAATGAGCAGTTGGGAAAATATTTTATAGGACTTAGCACCGATTCTAAGAGGAAAGCCATGCAGCTCACCGTAGATTTTGTCTGCTCTGCTACCGGCGGACCCTGTCTATACACCGGGCGCGATATGAAAACCTCGCATACCGGGCTTGGTATAACCGAGAGCGACTGGGATCTGTCCGTAAAGCTTCTCACTGAAACTCTCGATAAATTCAAGGTGCCGGATAAGGAAAAGGGAGAGCTGCTCAATTTGGTAGGGAGCTTAAAAGGGCAAATAGTGGAACAGTAA
- a CDS encoding PHB depolymerase family esterase, whose protein sequence is MIEHKSLRRFLLIVVSLGLAFFISYYIAGKDKAYNVSDNASLDFGGIKRTYRIHVPTSYDRTKPVPLLLVFHGLGGSGREMEVATGFNELSDRRGFLVVYPDGYEASWADGSGATPAGRAGVDDVGFVSALIDKLGNEFRIDSGRVYATGYSNGGMFVQRLACELSQKITAVASVAGTMAEKLSTSCNPGRAVSVMHVHGTEDSIVPWQGGEVRGVGISGWRILSIPTTVSKWSDINGCPKSSEEDYIASNNRAVKRKTYSGCRDSTEVVLYGIIGGGHNWPRLMKRTKLTESHSSEAGTEIYAEELIWNFFEKYSKK, encoded by the coding sequence GTGATTGAGCACAAATCTCTAAGAAGGTTCCTTCTCATAGTTGTATCTCTAGGCTTGGCTTTTTTCATCTCTTACTACATTGCTGGAAAGGATAAAGCATATAATGTGAGCGATAATGCATCGCTTGATTTTGGTGGAATCAAGCGAACCTATCGCATCCACGTTCCCACCTCTTATGACCGGACTAAACCAGTTCCTCTACTGCTTGTCTTTCATGGCCTCGGAGGAAGCGGCAGGGAGATGGAAGTGGCAACAGGCTTTAACGAATTATCGGACCGGAGGGGATTCCTGGTCGTCTATCCGGACGGCTACGAGGCGAGCTGGGCTGACGGCAGCGGAGCGACTCCGGCAGGTAGGGCGGGGGTCGATGATGTGGGTTTCGTCTCCGCACTCATTGATAAACTCGGCAATGAGTTCAGAATAGATTCCGGTCGAGTATATGCAACCGGATACTCCAACGGGGGCATGTTCGTACAACGTCTAGCCTGTGAGCTATCTCAGAAAATAACCGCTGTTGCATCCGTAGCCGGGACCATGGCAGAGAAGCTATCTACAAGTTGCAATCCAGGTAGGGCGGTTTCGGTGATGCACGTACACGGCACTGAGGATTCTATTGTACCGTGGCAAGGCGGAGAGGTGAGGGGTGTAGGCATATCCGGGTGGAGAATCCTTTCCATTCCGACCACAGTGAGCAAGTGGAGTGACATAAATGGTTGCCCTAAATCTTCCGAGGAAGACTATATAGCCAGTAATAATAGAGCTGTGAAGAGGAAGACGTACAGTGGTTGCAGAGATAGCACAGAGGTAGTGCTCTACGGGATTATTGGTGGCGGACATAACTGGCCTCGTCTCATGAAGCGAACGAAGTTAACGGAGTCTCATTCTAGTGAGGCTGGCACCGAAATTTATGCGGAAGAATTGATTTGGAATTTTTTTGAGAAGTACTCTAAGAAGTAA
- the ubiE gene encoding bifunctional demethylmenaquinone methyltransferase/2-methoxy-6-polyprenyl-1,4-benzoquinol methylase UbiE has product MPETKTLFNTVAKNYDMLNTLFSMGIDRLWRKRLVQEIGNAGLVLDIATGTAEVAVEVLNQLKNSYAVGVDPSLEMLEIGRKKLRTHGIDKRAILLPGTAENLAFKDNTFDAVTIAFGIRNTVDPKKSLMEMNRILKPGAKIAILEFAVPRNKIFSPAYMFYLKNLMPLVGALFGTKKEYKYLGDSISIFPQRESFIQLMEECGFDVKKTIELTMGTVIIYVGIKKG; this is encoded by the coding sequence ATGCCCGAAACCAAAACCCTTTTTAACACGGTTGCGAAAAACTACGACATGCTGAACACCCTATTCAGCATGGGGATAGATAGGCTGTGGAGAAAAAGACTGGTGCAGGAAATAGGAAACGCCGGCCTGGTGCTGGACATCGCTACCGGAACTGCGGAAGTGGCCGTTGAAGTTTTAAATCAACTAAAAAACAGCTACGCGGTCGGGGTAGACCCTAGTTTAGAGATGCTGGAGATCGGGAGGAAAAAGCTCCGCACACATGGGATAGACAAGAGAGCGATCCTCCTGCCGGGGACGGCGGAAAACCTGGCATTCAAGGATAACACCTTCGATGCCGTAACCATCGCCTTTGGGATTAGAAATACGGTTGACCCCAAGAAATCACTCATGGAGATGAACCGGATCCTTAAACCGGGGGCAAAAATCGCCATTCTAGAATTCGCTGTGCCCAGGAATAAAATCTTTAGCCCGGCATACATGTTCTATCTAAAGAATCTCATGCCCCTGGTCGGGGCGCTCTTTGGGACAAAAAAGGAATATAAATATCTGGGTGATTCCATCTCCATATTCCCGCAAAGAGAATCCTTCATCCAGCTAATGGAAGAGTGTGGATTCGATGTAAAGAAAACAATCGAGCTTACCATGGGAACAGTGATTATCTACGTTGGGATAAAGAAGGGCTAG
- a CDS encoding alpha/beta hydrolase yields the protein MPKVKANGINMNYEKQGTGEPLILIPFLSADNACYAFQIPEYSKHVTCISIDLRGGGESDKPEGIYSTELFADDVAGLMQALGIEKAHVAGVSLGAAVGMWLAAKYPDKVKSLSLHSSWQKTDPYLKVVVEGWQLIAKALGSVPEMVIKGIFPWCFTPELYAAKPDYIKALSDFVRGRPVQPLDAFMRQSDAVIAHDCESHLGKIKAPTFITFGEFDMVCSTRFAGAMKNNIKNSELLVYKNCSHAGLYEKTEEFNQTTLDFLKRHIG from the coding sequence ATGCCTAAAGTTAAAGCAAATGGTATAAATATGAATTATGAGAAGCAAGGAACTGGGGAGCCTCTTATTCTTATACCTTTTTTGAGCGCCGACAATGCCTGTTACGCCTTTCAAATCCCGGAGTATTCTAAGCACGTTACCTGTATCTCTATAGATTTAAGAGGAGGTGGCGAAAGCGATAAGCCGGAAGGTATCTACTCTACCGAGCTATTCGCTGATGATGTTGCTGGATTAATGCAGGCACTGGGAATAGAAAAAGCCCATGTAGCGGGAGTCTCGTTGGGTGCCGCGGTGGGTATGTGGCTTGCGGCAAAGTATCCGGACAAGGTTAAGTCGTTATCATTACACAGTTCATGGCAAAAGACCGACCCTTATCTAAAAGTCGTTGTAGAAGGTTGGCAGTTAATAGCAAAAGCTCTGGGGAGTGTTCCAGAAATGGTTATTAAGGGCATTTTCCCCTGGTGCTTTACCCCAGAACTTTACGCCGCAAAACCCGATTATATCAAGGCGCTTTCTGATTTTGTAAGAGGAAGACCAGTGCAGCCCCTGGATGCATTTATGAGACAGTCTGATGCGGTAATAGCTCACGACTGTGAATCTCATCTAGGAAAGATAAAAGCGCCTACTTTTATAACCTTTGGTGAGTTTGATATGGTATGCTCAACGCGCTTTGCCGGTGCGATGAAGAATAACATAAAGAATTCTGAATTGTTGGTTTATAAGAATTGCTCTCACGCCGGGCTGTACGAGAAGACCGAGGAATTTAACCAGACTACGTTAGACTTCTTAAAGCGGCACATCGGATAG
- a CDS encoding NTPase, which yields MYSTKKNILITGLPGIGKTTLMKKLSSELKDLNPVGFYTEEIREQGVRKGFGLISLDGRKGLLSHIAIKSPYQVGKYKVDIKGFESFLDSLQFFNLSTGLIVIDEIGKMECLSAKFRKLVEQVLDSDKLVIATIALRGGGIIEKIKKRSDVKLFDMTLSNRDSLLDEILKEVKSVSA from the coding sequence ATGTACTCAACAAAGAAGAACATCCTAATAACCGGGTTGCCCGGCATCGGGAAAACGACGCTTATGAAAAAACTCTCAAGCGAGCTGAAGGATCTCAATCCTGTGGGTTTTTATACCGAGGAAATAAGAGAGCAAGGTGTGAGAAAGGGATTCGGGCTCATCAGCCTTGACGGCAGAAAAGGCCTTTTATCCCACATAGCTATAAAGAGCCCTTATCAGGTGGGTAAATATAAGGTTGATATCAAAGGCTTCGAAAGTTTTCTAGATTCATTACAATTCTTCAACCTCTCGACCGGTCTCATCGTAATTGATGAAATAGGAAAGATGGAGTGTCTATCAGCTAAATTCAGAAAACTGGTAGAACAGGTCCTAGATTCTGACAAATTAGTCATTGCCACCATTGCGCTCAGGGGCGGTGGTATTATCGAGAAGATTAAGAAGAGAAGCGATGTAAAGCTTTTTGATATGACGTTGAGCAATAGGGATTCACTGCTGGATGAAATATTAAAAGAGGTGAAATCGGTATCGGCATGA
- a CDS encoding carboxymuconolactone decarboxylase family protein has translation MADDKRWFEKRAPQMADGWWEFYNAVEGDTVLDKKTKALIAISVSVHGRCPHCTESRIKKAIALGISKEEIGEAIMMTALLSSGTQIFWAKEVYDKYLG, from the coding sequence ATGGCTGATGATAAGAGATGGTTTGAAAAACGCGCACCACAGATGGCCGATGGCTGGTGGGAATTTTATAATGCGGTAGAGGGTGACACGGTGCTGGATAAAAAAACAAAGGCGCTTATCGCTATTTCCGTATCGGTGCATGGCAGATGCCCGCACTGCACCGAGTCGCGGATAAAAAAAGCGATAGCTTTGGGAATAAGCAAAGAGGAAATTGGAGAAGCAATCATGATGACGGCGCTTCTCTCATCGGGTACGCAAATTTTCTGGGCTAAGGAAGTTTATGATAAGTATTTAGGGTAA